In Pecten maximus chromosome 10, xPecMax1.1, whole genome shotgun sequence, one genomic interval encodes:
- the LOC117336908 gene encoding uncharacterized protein LOC117336908 isoform X8, whose translation MNFSLHTQFLHNGSLLASHQLYLKWTALKSYYSTVTTHRSYYSTVTTRRSYYSTVTTHRSHYSTVTTHRSYYSTVTTQVLLQYRYYTQVLLQYRYYTQVLLQYRYYTQVLLQYRYYTQVLLQYRYYTQVLLQYRYYTQVLLQYRYYTGLTTVPLLHTGLTTVPLLHTGLTTVPLVHTGLTTVPLVHTGLTTVPLVHTGLTTVLLLHRSYTTVPLLHTGLTTVPLLHTGLTTVPLLHTGLTTVLLLHTGLTTVPLVHTGLTTVPLLHRSYYSTVTTHRSYYSTVTTHRSYYNTVPGLHTSHFSNVLCANTNSIPMSVSSLMYTSIEIVCLVVRLLIEIHVANRSNCIIQIPFHVCLW comes from the exons ATGAACTTCAGTCTACATACACAGTTCCTGCACAATGGCTCTCTGTTGGCATCTCATCAACTATACCTTAAATGGACAGCACTCAAATCTTACTACAGTACCGTTACTACACACAGGTCTTACTACAGTACCGTTACTACACGCAGGTCTTACTACAGTACCGTTACTACACACAGGTCTCACTACAGTACCGTTACTACACACAGGTCTTACTACAGTACCGTTACTACACAGGTCTTACTACAGTACCGTTACTACACACAGGTCTTACTACAGTACCGTTACTATACACAG GTCTTACTACAGTACCGTTACTACACACAGGTCTTACTACAGTACCGTTACTACACACAGGTCTTACTACAGTACCGTTACTACACACAG GTCTTACTACAGTACCGTTACTACACACAGGTCTTACTACAGTACCGTTACTACACAGGTCTTACTACAGTACCGTTACTACACACAG GTCTTACTACAGTACCGTTACTACACACAGGTCTTACTACAGTACCGTTAGTACACACAGGTCTTACTACAGTACCGTTAGTACACACAG GTCTTACTACAGTACCGTTAGTACACACAGGTCTTACTACAGTACTGTTACTACACAGGTCTTATACTACAGTACCGTTACTACACACAGGTCTTACTACAGTACCGTTACTACACACAG GTCTTACTACAGTACCGTTACTACACACAGGTCTTACTACAGTACTGTTACTACACACAGGTCTTACTACAGTACCGTTAGTACACACAGGTCTTACTACAGTACCGTTACTACACAGGTCTTACTACAGTACCGTTACTACACACAG GTCTTACTACAGTACCGTTACTACACACAGGTCTTACTACAATACTGTCCCTGGCCTACACACATCTCACTTCAGTAATGTTCTTTGTGCAAACACAAACAGTATACCCATGTCTGTTAGTAGTCTGATGTACACAAGTATTGAAATAGTCTGCTTGGTTGTAagattacttattgaaatacatgtagccAATAGATCTAATTGTATTATTCAAATTCCATTCCATGTGTGTCTTTGGTAA
- the LOC117336908 gene encoding uncharacterized protein LOC117336908 isoform X2, protein MDSTQILLQYRYYTQVLLQYRYYTQVLLQYRYYTQVSLQYRYYTQVLLQYRYYTGLTTVPLLHTGLTTVPLLYTGLTTVPLVHTGRNHCPLSTVTTHRSYYSTVTTHRSYYSTVTTHRSYYSTVTTHRSYYSTVTTHRSYYSTVTTQVLLQYRYYTQALLQYRYYTGLTTVPLLHTGLTTVPLLHTGLTTVPLVHTGLTTVPLVHTGLTTVPLVHTGLTTVLLLHRSYTTVPLLHTGLTTVPLLHTGLTTVPLLHTGLTTVLLLHTGLTTVPLVHTGLTTVPLLHRSYYSTVTTHRSYYSTVTTHRSYYNTVPGLHTSHFSNVLCANTNSIPMSVSSLMYTSIEIVCLVVRLLIEIHVANRSNCIIQIPFHVCLW, encoded by the exons ATGGACAGCACTCAAATCTTACTACAGTACCGTTACTACACACAGGTCTTACTACAGTACCGTTACTACACGCAGGTCTTACTACAGTACCGTTACTACACACAGGTCTCACTACAGTACCGTTACTACACACAGGTCTTACTACAGTACCGTTACTACACAGGTCTTACTACAGTACCGTTACTACACACAGGTCTTACTACAGTACCGTTACTATACACAGGTCTTACTACAGTACCGTTAGTACACACAGGTCGTAACCATTGTCCATTGAGTACTGTTACTACACACAGGTCTTACTACAGTACCGTTACTACACACAGGTCTTACTACAGTACCGTTACTACACACAGGTCTTACTACAGTACCGTTACTACACACAG GTCTTACTACAGTACCGTTACTACACACAGGTCTTACTACAGTACCGTTACTACACAGGTCTTACTACAGTACCGTTACTACACACAGGCCTTACTACAGTACCGTTACTACACAGGTCTTACTACAGTACCGTTACTACACACAG GTCTTACTACAGTACCGTTACTACACACAGGTCTTACTACAGTACCGTTAGTACACACAGGTCTTACTACAGTACCGTTAGTACACACAG GTCTTACTACAGTACCGTTAGTACACACAGGTCTTACTACAGTACTGTTACTACACAGGTCTTATACTACAGTACCGTTACTACACACAGGTCTTACTACAGTACCGTTACTACACACAG GTCTTACTACAGTACCGTTACTACACACAGGTCTTACTACAGTACTGTTACTACACACAGGTCTTACTACAGTACCGTTAGTACACACAGGTCTTACTACAGTACCGTTACTACACAGGTCTTACTACAGTACCGTTACTACACACAG GTCTTACTACAGTACCGTTACTACACACAGGTCTTACTACAATACTGTCCCTGGCCTACACACATCTCACTTCAGTAATGTTCTTTGTGCAAACACAAACAGTATACCCATGTCTGTTAGTAGTCTGATGTACACAAGTATTGAAATAGTCTGCTTGGTTGTAagattacttattgaaatacatgtagccAATAGATCTAATTGTATTATTCAAATTCCATTCCATGTGTGTCTTTGGTAA
- the LOC117336908 gene encoding E3 ubiquitin-protein ligase SspH2-like isoform X34 has translation MDSTQILLQYRYYTQVLLQYRYYTQVLLQYRYYTQVSLQYRYYTQVLLQYRYYTGLTTVPLLHTGLTTVPLLHRSYYSTVTTHRPYYSTVTTQVLLQYRYYTQVLLHTGLTTVPLLHTGLTTVPLVHTGLTTVPLVHTGLTTVPLVHTGLTTVLLLHRSYTTVPLLHTGLTTVPLLHTGLTTVPLLHTGLTTVLLLHTGLTTVPLVHTGLTTVPLLHRSYYSTVTTHRSYYSTVTTHRSYYNTVPGLHTSHFSNVLCANTNSIPMSVSSLMYTSIEIVCLVVRLLIEIHVANRSNCIIQIPFHVCLW, from the exons ATGGACAGCACTCAAATCTTACTACAGTACCGTTACTACACACAGGTCTTACTACAGTACCGTTACTACACGCAGGTCTTACTACAGTACCGTTACTACACACAGGTCTCACTACAGTACCGTTACTACACACAGGTCTTACTACAGTACCGTTACTACACAG GTCTTACTACAGTACCGTTACTACACACAGGTCTTACTACAGTACCGTTACTACACAGGTCTTACTACAGTACCGTTACTACACACAGGCCTTACTACAGTACCGTTACTACACAGGTCTTACTACAGTACCGTTACTACACACAGGTCTTACTACACACAG GTCTTACTACAGTACCGTTACTACACACAGGTCTTACTACAGTACCGTTAGTACACACAGGTCTTACTACAGTACCGTTAGTACACACAG GTCTTACTACAGTACCGTTAGTACACACAGGTCTTACTACAGTACTGTTACTACACAGGTCTTATACTACAGTACCGTTACTACACACAGGTCTTACTACAGTACCGTTACTACACACAG GTCTTACTACAGTACCGTTACTACACACAGGTCTTACTACAGTACTGTTACTACACACAGGTCTTACTACAGTACCGTTAGTACACACAGGTCTTACTACAGTACCGTTACTACACAGGTCTTACTACAGTACCGTTACTACACACAG GTCTTACTACAGTACCGTTACTACACACAGGTCTTACTACAATACTGTCCCTGGCCTACACACATCTCACTTCAGTAATGTTCTTTGTGCAAACACAAACAGTATACCCATGTCTGTTAGTAGTCTGATGTACACAAGTATTGAAATAGTCTGCTTGGTTGTAagattacttattgaaatacatgtagccAATAGATCTAATTGTATTATTCAAATTCCATTCCATGTGTGTCTTTGGTAA
- the LOC117336908 gene encoding E3 ubiquitin-protein ligase SspH2-like isoform X17, giving the protein MNFSLHTQFLHNGSLLASHQLYLKWTALKSYYSTVTTHRSYYSTVTTRRSYYSTVTTHRSHYSTVTTHRSYYSTVTTQVLLQYRYYTQVLLQYRYYTGLTTVPLLHTGLTTVPLLHTGLTTVPLLHTGLTTVPLLHTGLTTVPLLHTGLTTVPLLHTGLTTVPLVHTGLTTVPLVHTGLTTVPLVHTGLTTVLLLHRSYTTVPLLHTGLTTVPLLHTGLTTVPLLHTGLTTVLLLHTGLTTVPLVHTGLTTVPLLHRSYYSTVTTHRSYYSTVTTHRSYYNTVPGLHTSHFSNVLCANTNSIPMSVSSLMYTSIEIVCLVVRLLIEIHVANRSNCIIQIPFHVCLW; this is encoded by the exons ATGAACTTCAGTCTACATACACAGTTCCTGCACAATGGCTCTCTGTTGGCATCTCATCAACTATACCTTAAATGGACAGCACTCAAATCTTACTACAGTACCGTTACTACACACAGGTCTTACTACAGTACCGTTACTACACGCAGGTCTTACTACAGTACCGTTACTACACACAGGTCTCACTACAGTACCGTTACTACACACAGGTCTTACTACAGTACCGTTACTACACAGGTCTTACTACAGTACCGTTACTACACACAGGTCTTACTACAGTACCGTTACT ACACAGGTCTTACTACAGTACCGTTACTACACACAGGTCTTACTACAGTACCGTTACTACACACAGGTCTTACTACAGTACCGTTACTACACACAG GTCTTACTACAGTACCGTTACTACACACAG GTCTTACTACAGTACCGTTACTACACACAG GTCTTACTACAGTACCGTTACTACACACAGGTCTTACTACAGTACCGTTAGTACACACAGGTCTTACTACAGTACCGTTAGTACACACAG GTCTTACTACAGTACCGTTAGTACACACAGGTCTTACTACAGTACTGTTACTACACAGGTCTTATACTACAGTACCGTTACTACACACAGGTCTTACTACAGTACCGTTACTACACACAG GTCTTACTACAGTACCGTTACTACACACAGGTCTTACTACAGTACTGTTACTACACACAGGTCTTACTACAGTACCGTTAGTACACACAGGTCTTACTACAGTACCGTTACTACACAGGTCTTACTACAGTACCGTTACTACACACAG GTCTTACTACAGTACCGTTACTACACACAGGTCTTACTACAATACTGTCCCTGGCCTACACACATCTCACTTCAGTAATGTTCTTTGTGCAAACACAAACAGTATACCCATGTCTGTTAGTAGTCTGATGTACACAAGTATTGAAATAGTCTGCTTGGTTGTAagattacttattgaaatacatgtagccAATAGATCTAATTGTATTATTCAAATTCCATTCCATGTGTGTCTTTGGTAA
- the LOC117336908 gene encoding E3 ubiquitin-protein ligase SspH2-like isoform X14 — MDSTQILLQYRYYTQVLLQYRYYTQVLLQYRYYTQVSLQYRYYTQVLLQYRYYTGLTTVPLLHTGLTTVPLLHTGLTTVPLLHTGLTTVPLLHTGLTTVPLLHTGLTTVPLLHRSYYSTVTTHRPYYSTVTTQVLLQYRYYTQVLLHTGLTTVPLLHTGLTTVPLVHTGLTTVPLVHTGLTTVPLVHTGLTTVLLLHRSYTTVPLLHTGLTTVPLLHTGLTTVPLLHTGLTTVLLLHTGLTTVPLVHTGLTTVPLLHRSYYSTVTTHRSYYSTVTTHRSYYNTVPGLHTSHFSNVLCANTNSIPMSVSSLMYTSIEIVCLVVRLLIEIHVANRSNCIIQIPFHVCLW; from the exons ATGGACAGCACTCAAATCTTACTACAGTACCGTTACTACACACAGGTCTTACTACAGTACCGTTACTACACGCAGGTCTTACTACAGTACCGTTACTACACACAGGTCTCACTACAGTACCGTTACTACACACAGGTCTTACTACAGTACCGTTACTACACAGGTCTTACTACAGTACCGTTACTACACACAG GTCTTACTACAGTACCGTTACTACACACAGGTCTTACTACAGTACCGTTACTACACACAGGTCTTACTACAGTACCGTTACTACACACAG GTCTTACTACAGTACCGTTACTACACACAGGTCTTACTACAGTACCGTTACTACACAGGTCTTACTACAGTACCGTTACTACACACAGGCCTTACTACAGTACCGTTACTACACAGGTCTTACTACAGTACCGTTACTACACACAGGTCTTACTACACACAG GTCTTACTACAGTACCGTTACTACACACAGGTCTTACTACAGTACCGTTAGTACACACAGGTCTTACTACAGTACCGTTAGTACACACAG GTCTTACTACAGTACCGTTAGTACACACAGGTCTTACTACAGTACTGTTACTACACAGGTCTTATACTACAGTACCGTTACTACACACAGGTCTTACTACAGTACCGTTACTACACACAG GTCTTACTACAGTACCGTTACTACACACAGGTCTTACTACAGTACTGTTACTACACACAGGTCTTACTACAGTACCGTTAGTACACACAGGTCTTACTACAGTACCGTTACTACACAGGTCTTACTACAGTACCGTTACTACACACAG GTCTTACTACAGTACCGTTACTACACACAGGTCTTACTACAATACTGTCCCTGGCCTACACACATCTCACTTCAGTAATGTTCTTTGTGCAAACACAAACAGTATACCCATGTCTGTTAGTAGTCTGATGTACACAAGTATTGAAATAGTCTGCTTGGTTGTAagattacttattgaaatacatgtagccAATAGATCTAATTGTATTATTCAAATTCCATTCCATGTGTGTCTTTGGTAA
- the LOC117336908 gene encoding E3 ubiquitin-protein ligase SspH2-like isoform X25 yields MNFSLHTQFLHNGSLLASHQLYLKWTALKSYYSTVTTHRSYYSTVTTRRSYYSTVTTHRSHYSTVTTHRSYYSTVTTQVLLQYRYYTQVLLQYRYYTGLTTVPLLHTGLTTVPLLHTGLTTVPLLHTGLTTVPLLHTGLTTVPLVHTGLTTVPLVHTGLTTVPLVHTGLTTVLLLHRSYTTVPLLHTGLTTVPLLHTGLTTVPLLHTGLTTVLLLHTGLTTVPLVHTGLTTVPLLHRSYYSTVTTHRSYYSTVTTHRSYYNTVPGLHTSHFSNVLCANTNSIPMSVSSLMYTSIEIVCLVVRLLIEIHVANRSNCIIQIPFHVCLW; encoded by the exons ATGAACTTCAGTCTACATACACAGTTCCTGCACAATGGCTCTCTGTTGGCATCTCATCAACTATACCTTAAATGGACAGCACTCAAATCTTACTACAGTACCGTTACTACACACAGGTCTTACTACAGTACCGTTACTACACGCAGGTCTTACTACAGTACCGTTACTACACACAGGTCTCACTACAGTACCGTTACTACACACAGGTCTTACTACAGTACCGTTACTACACAGGTCTTACTACAGTACCGTTACTACACACAGGTCTTACTACAGTACCGTTACT ACACAGGTCTTACTACAGTACCGTTACTACACACAGGTCTTACTACAGTACCGTTACTACACACAG GTCTTACTACAGTACCGTTACTACACACAG GTCTTACTACAGTACCGTTACTACACACAGGTCTTACTACAGTACCGTTAGTACACACAGGTCTTACTACAGTACCGTTAGTACACACAG GTCTTACTACAGTACCGTTAGTACACACAGGTCTTACTACAGTACTGTTACTACACAGGTCTTATACTACAGTACCGTTACTACACACAGGTCTTACTACAGTACCGTTACTACACACAG GTCTTACTACAGTACCGTTACTACACACAGGTCTTACTACAGTACTGTTACTACACACAGGTCTTACTACAGTACCGTTAGTACACACAGGTCTTACTACAGTACCGTTACTACACAGGTCTTACTACAGTACCGTTACTACACACAG GTCTTACTACAGTACCGTTACTACACACAGGTCTTACTACAATACTGTCCCTGGCCTACACACATCTCACTTCAGTAATGTTCTTTGTGCAAACACAAACAGTATACCCATGTCTGTTAGTAGTCTGATGTACACAAGTATTGAAATAGTCTGCTTGGTTGTAagattacttattgaaatacatgtagccAATAGATCTAATTGTATTATTCAAATTCCATTCCATGTGTGTCTTTGGTAA
- the LOC117336908 gene encoding E3 ubiquitin-protein ligase SspH2-like isoform X4, protein MNFSLHTQFLHNGSLLASHQLYLKWTALKSYYSTVTTHRSYYSTVTTRRSYYSTVTTHRSHYSTVTTHRSYYSTVTTQVLLQYRYYTQVLLQYRYYTGLTTVPLLHTGLTTVPLLHTGLTTVPLLHTGLTTVPLLHRSYYSTVTTHRPYYSTVTTQVLLQYRYYTQVLLHTGLTTVPLLHTGLTTVPLVHTGLTTVPLVHTGLTTVPLVHTGLTTVLLLHRSYTTVPLLHTGLTTVPLLHTGLTTVPLLHTGLTTVLLLHTGLTTVPLVHTGLTTVPLLHRSYYSTVTTHRSYYSTVTTHRSYYNTVPGLHTSHFSNVLCANTNSIPMSVSSLMYTSIEIVCLVVRLLIEIHVANRSNCIIQIPFHVCLW, encoded by the exons ATGAACTTCAGTCTACATACACAGTTCCTGCACAATGGCTCTCTGTTGGCATCTCATCAACTATACCTTAAATGGACAGCACTCAAATCTTACTACAGTACCGTTACTACACACAGGTCTTACTACAGTACCGTTACTACACGCAGGTCTTACTACAGTACCGTTACTACACACAGGTCTCACTACAGTACCGTTACTACACACAGGTCTTACTACAGTACCGTTACTACACAGGTCTTACTACAGTACCGTTACTACACACAGGTCTTACTACAGTACCGTTACT ACACAGGTCTTACTACAGTACCGTTACTACACACAGGTCTTACTACAGTACCGTTACTACACACAG GTCTTACTACAGTACCGTTACTACACACAGGTCTTACTACAGTACCGTTACTACACAGGTCTTACTACAGTACCGTTACTACACACAGGCCTTACTACAGTACCGTTACTACACAGGTCTTACTACAGTACCGTTACTACACACAGGTCTTACTACACACAG GTCTTACTACAGTACCGTTACTACACACAGGTCTTACTACAGTACCGTTAGTACACACAGGTCTTACTACAGTACCGTTAGTACACACAG GTCTTACTACAGTACCGTTAGTACACACAGGTCTTACTACAGTACTGTTACTACACAGGTCTTATACTACAGTACCGTTACTACACACAGGTCTTACTACAGTACCGTTACTACACACAG GTCTTACTACAGTACCGTTACTACACACAGGTCTTACTACAGTACTGTTACTACACACAGGTCTTACTACAGTACCGTTAGTACACACAGGTCTTACTACAGTACCGTTACTACACAGGTCTTACTACAGTACCGTTACTACACACAG GTCTTACTACAGTACCGTTACTACACACAGGTCTTACTACAATACTGTCCCTGGCCTACACACATCTCACTTCAGTAATGTTCTTTGTGCAAACACAAACAGTATACCCATGTCTGTTAGTAGTCTGATGTACACAAGTATTGAAATAGTCTGCTTGGTTGTAagattacttattgaaatacatgtagccAATAGATCTAATTGTATTATTCAAATTCCATTCCATGTGTGTCTTTGGTAA
- the LOC117336908 gene encoding uncharacterized protein LOC117336908 isoform X13 — MNFSLHTQFLHNGSLLASHQLYLKWTALKSYYSTVTTHRSYYSTVTTRRSYYSTVTTHRSHYSTVTTHRSYYSTVTTQVLLQYRYYTQVLLQYRYYTGLTTVPLLHTGLTTVPLLHTGLTTVPLLHTGLTTVPLLHTGLTTVPLLHRSYYSTVTTHRPYYSTVTTQVLLQYRYYTQVLLHTGLTTVPLLHTGLTTVPLVHTGLTTVPLVHTGLTTVPLVHTGLTTVPLLHTGLTTVLLLHTGLTTVPLVHTGLTTVPLLHRSYYSTVTTHRSYYSTVTTHRSYYNTVPGLHTSHFSNVLCANTNSIPMSVSSLMYTSIEIVCLVVRLLIEIHVANRSNCIIQIPFHVCLW, encoded by the exons ATGAACTTCAGTCTACATACACAGTTCCTGCACAATGGCTCTCTGTTGGCATCTCATCAACTATACCTTAAATGGACAGCACTCAAATCTTACTACAGTACCGTTACTACACACAGGTCTTACTACAGTACCGTTACTACACGCAGGTCTTACTACAGTACCGTTACTACACACAGGTCTCACTACAGTACCGTTACTACACACAGGTCTTACTACAGTACCGTTACTACACAGGTCTTACTACAGTACCGTTACTACACACAGGTCTTACTACAGTACCGTTACT ACACAGGTCTTACTACAGTACCGTTACTACACACAGGTCTTACTACAGTACCGTTACTACACACAGGTCTTACTACAGTACCGTTACTACACACAG GTCTTACTACAGTACCGTTACTACACACAGGTCTTACTACAGTACCGTTACTACACAGGTCTTACTACAGTACCGTTACTACACACAGGCCTTACTACAGTACCGTTACTACACAGGTCTTACTACAGTACCGTTACTACACACAGGTCTTACTACACACAG GTCTTACTACAGTACCGTTACTACACACAGGTCTTACTACAGTACCGTTAGTACACACAGGTCTTACTACAGTACCGTTAGTACACACAG GTCTTACTACAGTACCGTTAGTACACACAG GTCTTACTACAGTACCGTTACTACACACAGGTCTTACTACAGTACTGTTACTACACACAGGTCTTACTACAGTACCGTTAGTACACACAGGTCTTACTACAGTACCGTTACTACACAGGTCTTACTACAGTACCGTTACTACACACAG GTCTTACTACAGTACCGTTACTACACACAGGTCTTACTACAATACTGTCCCTGGCCTACACACATCTCACTTCAGTAATGTTCTTTGTGCAAACACAAACAGTATACCCATGTCTGTTAGTAGTCTGATGTACACAAGTATTGAAATAGTCTGCTTGGTTGTAagattacttattgaaatacatgtagccAATAGATCTAATTGTATTATTCAAATTCCATTCCATGTGTGTCTTTGGTAA
- the LOC117336908 gene encoding E3 ubiquitin-protein ligase SspH2-like isoform X19 yields MALCWHLINYTLNGQHSNLTTVPLLHTGLTTVPLLHAGLTTVPLLHTGLTTVPLLHTGLTTVPLLHRSYYSTVTTHRSYYSTVTTQVLLQYRYYTQVLLQYRYYTQVLLQYRYYTQVLLQYRYYTQVLLQYRYYTGLTTVPLLHTGLTTVPLLHTGLTTVPLVHTGLTTVPLVHTGLTTVPLVHTGLTTVLLLHRSYTTVPLLHTGLTTVPLLHTGLTTVPLLHTGLTTVLLLHTGLTTVPLVHTGLTTVPLLHRSYYSTVTTHRSYYSTVTTHRSYYNTVPGLHTSHFSNVLCANTNSIPMSVSSLMYTSIEIVCLVVRLLIEIHVANRSNCIIQIPFHVCLW; encoded by the exons ATGGCTCTCTGTTGGCATCTCATCAACTATACCTTAAATGGACAGCACTCAAATCTTACTACAGTACCGTTACTACACACAGGTCTTACTACAGTACCGTTACTACACGCAGGTCTTACTACAGTACCGTTACTACACACAGGTCTCACTACAGTACCGTTACTACACACAGGTCTTACTACAGTACCGTTACTACACAGGTCTTACTACAGTACCGTTACTACACACAGGTCTTACTACAGTACCGTTACT ACACAGGTCTTACTACAGTACCGTTACTACACACAGGTCTTACTACAGTACCGTTACTACACACAGGTCTTACTACAGTACCGTTACTACACACAG GTCTTACTACAGTACCGTTACTACACACAGGTCTTACTACAGTACCGTTACTACACAGGTCTTACTACAGTACCGTTACTACACACAG GTCTTACTACAGTACCGTTACTACACACAGGTCTTACTACAGTACCGTTAGTACACACAGGTCTTACTACAGTACCGTTAGTACACACAG GTCTTACTACAGTACCGTTAGTACACACAGGTCTTACTACAGTACTGTTACTACACAGGTCTTATACTACAGTACCGTTACTACACACAGGTCTTACTACAGTACCGTTACTACACACAG GTCTTACTACAGTACCGTTACTACACACAGGTCTTACTACAGTACTGTTACTACACACAGGTCTTACTACAGTACCGTTAGTACACACAGGTCTTACTACAGTACCGTTACTACACAGGTCTTACTACAGTACCGTTACTACACACAG GTCTTACTACAGTACCGTTACTACACACAGGTCTTACTACAATACTGTCCCTGGCCTACACACATCTCACTTCAGTAATGTTCTTTGTGCAAACACAAACAGTATACCCATGTCTGTTAGTAGTCTGATGTACACAAGTATTGAAATAGTCTGCTTGGTTGTAagattacttattgaaatacatgtagccAATAGATCTAATTGTATTATTCAAATTCCATTCCATGTGTGTCTTTGGTAA
- the LOC117336908 gene encoding E3 ubiquitin-protein ligase SspH2-like isoform X1: MNFSLHTQFLHNGSLLASHQLYLKWTALKSYYSTVTTHRSYYSTVTTRRSYYSTVTTHRSHYSTVTTHRSYYSTVTTQVLLQYRYYTQVLLQYRYYTGLTTVPLLHTGLTTVPLLHTGLTTVPLLHTGLTTVPLLHTGLTTVPLLHRSYYSTVTTHRPYYSTVTTQVLLQYRYYTQVLLHTGLTTVPLLHTGLTTVPLVHTGLTTVPLVHTGLTTVPLVHTGLTTVLLLHRSYTTVPLLHTGLTTVPLLHTGLTTVPLLHTGLTTVLLLHTGLTTVPLVHTGLTTVPLLHRSYYSTVTTHRSYYSTVTTHRSYYNTVPGLHTSHFSNVLCANTNSIPMSVSSLMYTSIEIVCLVVRLLIEIHVANRSNCIIQIPFHVCLW, encoded by the exons ATGAACTTCAGTCTACATACACAGTTCCTGCACAATGGCTCTCTGTTGGCATCTCATCAACTATACCTTAAATGGACAGCACTCAAATCTTACTACAGTACCGTTACTACACACAGGTCTTACTACAGTACCGTTACTACACGCAGGTCTTACTACAGTACCGTTACTACACACAGGTCTCACTACAGTACCGTTACTACACACAGGTCTTACTACAGTACCGTTACTACACAGGTCTTACTACAGTACCGTTACTACACACAGGTCTTACTACAGTACCGTTACT ACACAGGTCTTACTACAGTACCGTTACTACACACAGGTCTTACTACAGTACCGTTACTACACACAGGTCTTACTACAGTACCGTTACTACACACAG GTCTTACTACAGTACCGTTACTACACACAGGTCTTACTACAGTACCGTTACTACACAGGTCTTACTACAGTACCGTTACTACACACAGGCCTTACTACAGTACCGTTACTACACAGGTCTTACTACAGTACCGTTACTACACACAGGTCTTACTACACACAG GTCTTACTACAGTACCGTTACTACACACAGGTCTTACTACAGTACCGTTAGTACACACAGGTCTTACTACAGTACCGTTAGTACACACAG GTCTTACTACAGTACCGTTAGTACACACAGGTCTTACTACAGTACTGTTACTACACAGGTCTTATACTACAGTACCGTTACTACACACAGGTCTTACTACAGTACCGTTACTACACACAG GTCTTACTACAGTACCGTTACTACACACAGGTCTTACTACAGTACTGTTACTACACACAGGTCTTACTACAGTACCGTTAGTACACACAGGTCTTACTACAGTACCGTTACTACACAGGTCTTACTACAGTACCGTTACTACACACAG GTCTTACTACAGTACCGTTACTACACACAGGTCTTACTACAATACTGTCCCTGGCCTACACACATCTCACTTCAGTAATGTTCTTTGTGCAAACACAAACAGTATACCCATGTCTGTTAGTAGTCTGATGTACACAAGTATTGAAATAGTCTGCTTGGTTGTAagattacttattgaaatacatgtagccAATAGATCTAATTGTATTATTCAAATTCCATTCCATGTGTGTCTTTGGTAA